One stretch of Methylopila sp. 73B DNA includes these proteins:
- a CDS encoding mechanosensitive ion channel domain-containing protein — protein MNLRRLAAVVPLILIAFAAFASSPADAQTPTDAAPTAARPADEVRTTGPDVDALIRVLEDDKARGELIGRLKAAATPQQQPAGPTVETKASGGDTPSAPATEAAAVDAAKSAEGTPEPTFARRVAEYTRSVAEQAANLVGASARLVSDLSSIVTAGGDGIEANWGRLIAVAATIGVTFGAFLAMRAAGIPFYRWIGRKAATGRLAVHVPLVLASLVVDALMVAVAWAGGYVFAIQFGVTGVMHIQEALYLNAFLFIELAKVAMRAALSPNYGSLRALPLSDEAAAYWYFWGSRLVSLLGYTFLFVAPILTAAVSPGAAQAVRVVVAFTALMMSLAIVLQNRERVRLALAGGAEAASSDALSALYGFLARFWHLAAIGWLLALFVVWLVNPQEALPFMTAATLQTLAAVAIGALVSAFISRVISGGMRLPEDVRNRLPLLETRLNAFVPAILKVVRVVVLLAVLLAIAQSWALLDFAGWISSQAGARIATSVISAGLILLVGLAAYLAMSSWVEYRLNPNYGAVPTAREKTLLALFRNAFTIVLVVLVAMLALSEIGVNIAPLLAGAGVLGLAIGFGAQKLVQDIITGAFIQFENAMNTGDNVKIAGITGTVEHLTIRSVGVRSIDGVYHLIPFSSVDSVSNATKIFSYHMAQIGVAYRESIPEVKEAMQEAFDRLKETEHGPAIIGPFEMHGLTVFGDSAITVRARIKTQPGKQWAAGRAYNEIVKEIFDARGIEMPFPHVTLYMGEDKDGEAPPLRLAGEIAQRRMPARRVAERRPDQPRTQDGPPEDGADAPFA, from the coding sequence ATGAACCTTCGCCGTCTCGCCGCCGTCGTTCCGCTGATCCTTATCGCTTTCGCGGCGTTCGCGTCATCGCCCGCCGACGCCCAGACGCCGACCGACGCGGCGCCGACCGCCGCGCGACCGGCCGATGAAGTTCGCACGACGGGGCCTGACGTCGACGCGCTTATCCGCGTGCTCGAAGACGACAAGGCGCGAGGGGAGTTGATCGGCCGGCTGAAGGCCGCAGCCACGCCGCAGCAGCAGCCGGCGGGGCCGACCGTCGAGACCAAGGCCTCCGGCGGCGACACGCCGAGCGCGCCGGCGACCGAGGCCGCCGCCGTCGACGCCGCGAAATCCGCCGAGGGCACGCCGGAGCCGACCTTCGCGCGCCGCGTCGCGGAGTACACCCGCAGCGTGGCCGAGCAGGCCGCGAACCTCGTCGGCGCCAGCGCGCGCCTCGTCAGCGACCTCTCGTCGATCGTCACCGCCGGCGGCGATGGGATCGAGGCCAACTGGGGCCGCCTGATCGCGGTCGCCGCAACGATCGGCGTCACCTTCGGCGCGTTCCTTGCGATGCGCGCCGCCGGCATCCCGTTTTACCGCTGGATCGGACGCAAGGCCGCGACGGGGCGGCTCGCGGTGCATGTCCCGCTCGTTCTCGCGAGCCTGGTGGTCGACGCGCTGATGGTCGCGGTCGCCTGGGCCGGCGGCTACGTCTTCGCCATCCAGTTCGGCGTCACCGGCGTGATGCACATCCAGGAGGCGCTCTACCTCAACGCCTTCCTGTTCATCGAGCTCGCCAAGGTGGCGATGCGCGCCGCCCTGTCGCCGAACTACGGCTCGCTGCGCGCATTGCCGCTGTCGGACGAGGCGGCCGCCTACTGGTACTTCTGGGGCAGTCGGCTCGTCAGCCTCCTGGGCTACACGTTCCTGTTCGTGGCGCCGATCCTCACCGCCGCGGTCTCGCCCGGCGCGGCGCAGGCCGTGCGCGTCGTCGTCGCCTTCACCGCGCTGATGATGTCGCTCGCGATCGTGCTGCAGAACCGGGAGCGGGTCCGGCTCGCGCTCGCGGGCGGCGCCGAGGCGGCGTCGAGCGACGCGCTTTCGGCGCTCTACGGCTTTCTCGCGCGCTTCTGGCACCTCGCGGCGATCGGCTGGCTGCTGGCGCTGTTCGTGGTCTGGCTGGTCAACCCGCAGGAGGCGCTGCCCTTCATGACCGCGGCGACGCTGCAGACGCTCGCCGCGGTCGCGATCGGCGCGCTTGTCTCAGCCTTCATCTCGCGGGTGATCTCCGGCGGCATGCGCCTGCCGGAGGACGTGCGGAACCGGCTGCCGTTGCTCGAGACGCGGCTCAACGCCTTCGTGCCGGCGATCCTGAAGGTGGTTCGCGTCGTGGTGCTGCTGGCCGTGCTGCTGGCGATCGCGCAGAGCTGGGCGCTGCTCGACTTCGCCGGCTGGATCTCCAGCCAGGCCGGCGCGCGGATCGCGACCTCGGTCATCTCCGCCGGCCTGATCCTGCTGGTCGGCCTCGCCGCCTATCTCGCGATGTCGTCTTGGGTCGAGTACCGGCTGAATCCAAACTACGGCGCGGTGCCGACCGCGCGCGAGAAGACGCTGCTTGCGCTGTTCCGCAACGCCTTCACCATCGTGCTGGTGGTGCTGGTCGCGATGCTGGCGCTGTCGGAGATCGGCGTGAACATCGCGCCGCTGCTGGCCGGCGCCGGCGTGCTCGGCCTCGCCATCGGCTTCGGCGCCCAGAAGCTGGTGCAGGACATCATCACCGGCGCGTTCATCCAGTTCGAGAACGCGATGAACACCGGCGACAACGTCAAGATCGCCGGGATCACCGGGACGGTCGAGCACCTGACGATCCGTTCGGTCGGCGTCCGCTCCATCGACGGCGTCTACCACCTCATCCCGTTCTCGTCCGTCGACAGCGTCTCGAACGCCACCAAGATCTTCAGCTACCACATGGCCCAGATCGGGGTGGCCTACCGCGAGAGCATTCCCGAGGTGAAGGAGGCGATGCAGGAGGCCTTCGACCGGCTGAAGGAGACCGAGCACGGCCCGGCGATCATCGGGCCGTTCGAGATGCATGGGCTCACCGTGTTCGGCGACAGCGCGATCACCGTGCGCGCCCGCATCAAGACCCAGCCCGGCAAGCAGTGGGCGGCGGGCCGCGCCTACAACGAGATCGTGAAGGAGATCTTCGACGCGCGCGGCATCGAGATGCCGTTCCCGCACGTCACGCTCTACATGGGCGAGGACAAGGACGGCGAGGCCCCGCCGCTGCGGCTCGCGGGCGAGATCGCGCAGCGGCGCATGCCCGCGCGCCGCGTCGCGGAGCGGCGGCCCGACCAGCCGCGCACGCAGGACGGGCCGCCCGAGGACGGCGCCGACGCGCCCTTCGCCTGA
- a CDS encoding DUF2945 domain-containing protein, which yields MTKAYAVGAKVSWSWGQGQAAGKVADVFQKRVQRTIKGAKIVRRATVDNPAYLVEQEDGGKALKSHSELEKA from the coding sequence ATGACGAAGGCTTACGCCGTGGGCGCGAAGGTGTCGTGGAGCTGGGGGCAGGGGCAGGCCGCCGGCAAGGTGGCGGACGTTTTCCAGAAGCGGGTCCAGCGGACGATCAAGGGCGCGAAGATCGTCCGTCGCGCGACCGTGGACAATCCGGCCTACCTCGTGGAGCAGGAGGACGGGGGGAAGGCGCTGAAGTCACATTCGGAGCTGGAGAAGGCGTGA
- the argE gene encoding acetylornithine deacetylase, whose translation MASDATRDLLARLVAFDTTSRNSNLALIEHVEAYLDGLGIAHERVTDTHGGKANLFATIGPADRPGIVLSGHTDVVPVDGQVWASDPFALARRDGKLYGRGACDMKGFLAVCLALAPEMTAVDLKTPIHFAFSYDEEVGCLGVRGLLDVLAARPVKPLGCIVGEPTDMQVVIGHKAKRSLIATAKGTGGHSSRAPEFVNAVEHLAELVTATTAIGKRLAASGARDELYDVPHTTAHVGVFHGGTALNIVPDEATTEFEFRVLPTEDPDALVAEIRGVAEAIEAEMKARDPRASLDLRIKSEFPGLSTAPEAEIVTLAKRLAGRNDHAKVAYGTEAGLFVEMAGIPTVICGPGSIGEAHKADEFVTEAQLAACENFVRKLIAHCAA comes from the coding sequence ATGGCCTCGGACGCAACCCGCGACCTGCTCGCCCGGCTTGTCGCCTTCGACACCACGAGCCGCAATTCGAACCTCGCGCTGATCGAGCACGTGGAGGCCTATCTCGACGGCCTCGGGATCGCTCATGAGCGCGTGACGGACACGCACGGCGGCAAGGCCAACCTGTTCGCGACCATCGGGCCCGCCGACCGCCCCGGAATCGTGCTGTCGGGGCACACGGACGTGGTGCCGGTGGACGGCCAGGTCTGGGCCTCCGACCCCTTCGCGCTGGCCCGCCGCGACGGCAAGCTCTACGGCCGCGGCGCCTGCGACATGAAGGGCTTCCTGGCGGTCTGCCTCGCGCTTGCGCCGGAGATGACGGCGGTCGATCTGAAGACCCCGATCCATTTCGCCTTTTCCTACGACGAGGAGGTCGGCTGCCTCGGCGTGCGCGGCCTGCTGGACGTGCTGGCGGCCCGCCCGGTGAAGCCGCTCGGCTGCATCGTCGGCGAGCCGACCGACATGCAGGTCGTCATCGGCCACAAGGCCAAGCGCTCGCTGATCGCGACGGCGAAGGGCACAGGCGGCCACTCCTCCCGCGCGCCGGAGTTCGTCAACGCGGTCGAGCACCTCGCGGAGCTGGTGACGGCGACGACCGCGATCGGCAAGCGCCTGGCCGCCTCAGGCGCCCGGGACGAGCTCTACGACGTGCCGCACACCACCGCCCACGTCGGCGTCTTCCACGGCGGCACCGCCCTCAACATCGTGCCGGACGAGGCGACGACGGAGTTCGAGTTCCGGGTGCTGCCGACCGAAGACCCCGACGCGCTGGTCGCCGAGATCCGCGGCGTCGCGGAAGCCATCGAGGCCGAGATGAAGGCCCGGGACCCCCGCGCCTCGCTGGACCTGCGGATCAAGTCGGAGTTTCCCGGCCTTTCGACCGCGCCCGAGGCCGAGATCGTCACTCTGGCGAAGCGCCTCGCCGGCCGCAACGACCACGCCAAGGTCGCCTATGGCACGGAGGCGGGGCTGTTCGTGGAGATGGCCGGGATCCCCACCGTCATCTGCGGCCCCGGCTCGATCGGCGAGGCGCACAAGGCCGACGAGTTCGTGACCGAGGCCCAGCTCGCCGCCTGCGAGAACTTCGTCCGCAAGCTGATCGCGCACTGCGCGGCGTGA
- a CDS encoding MaoC family dehydratase, whose amino-acid sequence MRCEKTQTERRGMAGAGRFFEDFIVGDVIRHATPRTVTLGDLALNQALYGNRYVVQSSDAFAQGLGYPRSPVDDLVTFHVVFGKTVPDVSLNAFANLGYAAGRFLTPVYPGDTLSSTSQVIGVRPTSKGDAGVVWVRTRGSRADGELVLEYVRWVLVQVQGGRSIQDAVVPDLPAVVDPAGIGGACPRVDLSAWDDALSGSPRRFDDYAVGERIDHVDGMTVEEAEHQLATRLWQNTARVHFDNHAQKASKIGRRLVYGGHVISLARGLMYNGLENAFHVAAINGGRHVAPIFAGDTLYAWSEILDKQTLPGRDDVGALRVRLVGLKNDAPGAFPLKTEDGKDHPAVVLDLDLWVLLPR is encoded by the coding sequence GTGCGCTGCGAAAAAACCCAAACGGAGCGACGCGGCATGGCCGGAGCGGGACGGTTCTTCGAAGACTTCATCGTCGGCGACGTCATCCGCCACGCCACGCCCCGCACCGTCACGCTCGGCGACCTCGCGCTCAACCAGGCGCTCTACGGCAACCGCTACGTCGTCCAGTCGTCCGACGCCTTCGCCCAAGGGCTGGGCTATCCCCGCTCCCCGGTGGACGATCTCGTCACCTTCCATGTGGTGTTCGGCAAGACCGTGCCGGACGTCTCGCTCAACGCCTTCGCGAACCTCGGCTACGCCGCCGGCCGCTTCCTGACGCCGGTCTATCCCGGCGACACGCTGTCCTCGACCTCGCAGGTCATCGGCGTGCGCCCGACCTCGAAGGGCGACGCCGGCGTGGTGTGGGTGCGGACGCGGGGGTCGCGCGCCGACGGCGAGCTGGTGCTCGAGTACGTCCGCTGGGTGCTGGTGCAGGTCCAGGGCGGGCGGTCGATCCAGGACGCCGTCGTGCCCGACCTTCCCGCGGTGGTGGACCCCGCCGGGATCGGCGGCGCCTGCCCGCGCGTCGATCTCTCGGCCTGGGACGACGCGCTCTCGGGAAGCCCCCGCCGCTTCGACGACTATGCGGTCGGCGAGCGGATCGACCACGTCGACGGCATGACGGTGGAGGAGGCCGAGCACCAACTCGCCACCCGCCTCTGGCAGAACACCGCGCGGGTGCACTTCGACAACCACGCGCAGAAGGCCTCGAAGATCGGCCGCCGGCTGGTCTATGGCGGCCACGTCATCAGCCTCGCGCGCGGGCTCATGTACAACGGGCTGGAGAACGCCTTCCACGTCGCCGCGATCAATGGCGGCCGGCATGTCGCGCCGATCTTCGCGGGCGACACGCTCTACGCTTGGTCGGAAATCCTCGACAAGCAGACGCTGCCCGGTCGCGACGACGTCGGCGCCCTGCGCGTCCGCCTCGTCGGCCTGAAGAATGACGCGCCGGGCGCCTTCCCGCTCAAGACCGAGGACGGCAAGGACCACCCGGCGGTGGTGCTCGACCTCGATCTGTGGGTGCTGCTGCCGCGCTGA
- a CDS encoding DUF1737 domain-containing protein: MKLYRFLTGPDDAAFCRRVSAALNKGWALQGDPSLTFDPVKGTVICGQAVVKEVADVEWSDEIKLSDW; encoded by the coding sequence ATGAAACTCTATCGCTTCCTCACCGGCCCCGACGACGCGGCCTTCTGCCGGCGCGTCTCCGCCGCGCTCAACAAGGGCTGGGCGCTGCAGGGCGATCCGTCGCTGACCTTCGATCCGGTCAAGGGAACCGTGATCTGCGGCCAGGCGGTCGTGAAGGAGGTTGCGGACGTCGAGTGGTCGGACGAGATCAAGCTGTCCGATTGGTGA